One segment of Polaribacter huanghezhanensis DNA contains the following:
- a CDS encoding DUF2911 domain-containing protein, which translates to MKKNIVVIAFLAIAVLFSNETTAQKFNGLDKSPADIALYKTKADGVIAKVVYSRPQLKGRSLSKLAPQGKVWRLGANEATEIRFYKDVTFGGQSVKAGTYSMFAIPGASAWTLILNKDTNVWGAFSYKESQDVVRVTAQVSKNKNSVEALAIMFSKSGDMYIGWGNTVVTVPVK; encoded by the coding sequence ATGAAAAAAAATATCGTAGTAATTGCATTTTTAGCAATCGCAGTATTGTTTTCTAACGAAACAACTGCACAAAAATTTAATGGATTAGACAAAAGTCCTGCGGATATTGCTTTGTACAAAACAAAAGCTGACGGAGTAATTGCAAAAGTGGTGTATAGCAGACCACAATTAAAAGGAAGAAGTCTTTCAAAATTAGCTCCACAAGGAAAAGTTTGGAGATTAGGCGCTAATGAGGCAACCGAGATTAGATTTTATAAAGATGTCACTTTTGGTGGACAATCTGTAAAAGCGGGAACCTATTCTATGTTTGCCATTCCTGGAGCATCAGCATGGACACTCATTTTAAACAAAGACACAAATGTTTGGGGTGCTTTTTCGTATAAAGAAAGTCAAGATGTTGTAAGAGTAACTGCACAGGTTTCAAAAAATAAAAATTCTGTTGAAGCGTTAGCGATTATGTTTTCTAAATCAGGAGACATGTATATTGGATGGGGAAATACAGTGGTAACTGTTCCTGTAAAATAA
- a CDS encoding DUF2911 domain-containing protein codes for MKKNVLVTALFAVAVLFSNETNAQRFAPLDKSPMDVASFPTSYKISDKIVKVTYSRPQLKDRNITKLAIPEQIWRTGANEATEITFYKDVKFGGKSVDAGTYSLFTIPGEKEWIIILSTAKNVWGSYFYKETEDVVRVKAKVSSSIAPIEAFSMTFDDDMNLYMGWGYTVVKVTIK; via the coding sequence ATGAAGAAAAACGTTTTAGTAACTGCATTATTTGCAGTAGCAGTATTATTTTCAAACGAAACCAATGCACAGAGATTTGCACCGTTAGATAAAAGTCCAATGGACGTAGCTTCTTTTCCAACAAGTTATAAAATTTCAGACAAAATTGTAAAAGTTACTTATAGCAGACCACAATTAAAAGATAGAAACATCACCAAATTAGCAATTCCAGAACAAATTTGGAGAACAGGAGCGAATGAAGCAACAGAAATTACTTTTTATAAAGATGTAAAATTTGGAGGAAAATCTGTTGACGCAGGAACCTATTCTTTATTTACAATTCCAGGAGAAAAAGAATGGATCATTATTTTAAGCACCGCAAAAAATGTTTGGGGTTCTTATTTTTATAAAGAAACCGAAGATGTTGTTAGAGTAAAAGCAAAGGTATCTTCAAGCATAGCACCAATCGAAGCTTTTTCTATGACATTTGATGACGATATGAACTTATATATGGGTTGGGGATATACCGTTGTTAAAGTAACTATTAAATAA
- a CDS encoding BrxA/BrxB family bacilliredoxin codes for MYPEELVKPMRDELVNAGFNALYTAEDVDNALAKEGTTLVMVNSVCGCAAGTARPGAIASLGADKVPTNLTTVFAGVEKESTQKAREYMIPFPPSSPAIALFKDGNLVHMLERHHIEGRSAQMIAQNLAQAYEEFC; via the coding sequence ATGTACCCAGAAGAATTAGTAAAACCAATGCGCGATGAATTAGTAAACGCTGGTTTTAACGCTTTATATACCGCTGAAGATGTTGATAATGCTTTGGCAAAAGAAGGAACCACTTTAGTAATGGTAAACTCAGTTTGTGGTTGTGCTGCTGGAACAGCAAGACCTGGAGCGATTGCTTCTTTAGGAGCAGATAAAGTTCCTACAAACTTAACAACTGTTTTTGCAGGTGTAGAAAAAGAATCTACTCAAAAAGCAAGAGAATATATGATTCCTTTTCCTCCGTCTTCTCCAGCAATTGCATTGTTTAAAGATGGTAATTTAGTACACATGTTAGAGCGTCATCATATTGAAGGAAGATCTGCACAAATGATTGCACAAAATTTAGCACAAGCGTACGAAGAGTTTTGTTAA
- a CDS encoding enoyl-CoA hydratase/isomerase family protein has protein sequence MNFENLQITIENGCGIITINRPKKLNALNIETIEELHDAFETLDANNAVKTIIITGSGEKAFVAGADISEFAHFSVDEGEDLARNGQEILFDFVENLSTPVIAAVNGFALGGGLELAMASHFRIASDNAKMGLPEVSLGVIPGYGGTQRLAQLVGKGRAMEMVMTAGMISAEEANNFGLVNHVTTQEELLPLALKIASKISRNSTVAISSAIKAINANYKDGVNGFETEISEFGNCFGTEDFKEGTTAFLEKRRADFPGK, from the coding sequence ATGAATTTCGAAAACTTACAAATTACTATTGAAAACGGATGTGGAATTATCACCATCAATAGACCAAAAAAATTAAATGCGTTAAACATCGAAACGATAGAAGAATTGCACGATGCTTTTGAAACGTTGGATGCAAATAATGCTGTAAAAACAATTATTATTACCGGTAGCGGAGAAAAAGCTTTTGTTGCTGGCGCAGATATTTCTGAATTTGCTCATTTTTCTGTTGATGAAGGCGAAGATTTAGCTAGAAACGGACAAGAAATTTTGTTTGATTTTGTGGAAAATTTATCCACTCCAGTTATTGCCGCAGTAAATGGTTTTGCGCTTGGCGGCGGATTAGAATTAGCAATGGCAAGTCATTTTAGAATTGCTTCTGACAACGCAAAAATGGGATTGCCAGAAGTTTCTTTAGGTGTAATTCCTGGTTATGGAGGCACACAACGGTTGGCGCAATTAGTCGGAAAAGGAAGAGCGATGGAAATGGTGATGACTGCTGGAATGATTTCTGCTGAAGAAGCAAACAATTTTGGGTTGGTAAATCATGTAACAACTCAAGAAGAATTGTTGCCTTTGGCGCTAAAAATAGCGAGTAAAATTTCTAGAAATTCTACGGTTGCAATTAGTTCAGCAATTAAGGCAATTAACGCTAATTATAAAGATGGCGTAAACGGATTTGAAACAGAAATTTCTGAATTCGGAAACTGTTTTGGAACCGAAGACTTTAAAGAAGGAACTACCGCTTTTTTAGAAAAAAGAAGAGCAGATTTTCCTGGAAAATAG
- a CDS encoding leucine--tRNA ligase, whose protein sequence is MQYNHIEIEKKWQEYWDKNQTFKASNESEKPKYYVLDMFPYPSGAGLHVGHPLGYIASDIYARYKRHKGFNVLHPQGYDSFGLPAEQYAIQTGQHPAKTTEENIKTYRRQLDRIGFSFDWSREVRTSNPEYYKWTQWIFIQLFNSWYNKSSDKAEDVSTLIKIFKKDGNATVNAVCDEDINIFSADEWKAFTKAEQEEILLQYRLTFLSDTEVNWCPALGTVLANDEIVNGVSERGGHPVVRKKMTQWSMRISAYAQRLLDGLETIDWPQPLKDSQTNWIGKSVGALVNFEILSPALSEGKGAKADSKKVPGYMTGGNNSYLLLEKAKEMRANPTPAEAILWKSLKGKKLKSKFRQQHLINDFIVDFVCLSKKLIIEVDGKIHEYQLEKDEARTLELEQKSGFKVIRFKNEEVIGDIDAVLSKIDSELSNQAFLLSKLEQDNSKETESTSLSSGKGQRDRISVFTTRPDTIFGVSFMTLAPEHELVSRIVTDEQKEEVNAYIKATAKRSERDRMADVKSISGAFTGAYALHPFTGKQIPIWIGDYVLANYGTGAVMAVPCGDQRDYDFAKHFNIAIPNIFENVAVSEGAHTDKDGTKIANSDFLNGLSYKKAMKLAIYELEKQGFGEGKINYRLRDAVFSRQRYWGEPFPVYYKDGMPQMIDTKHLPIVLPEVEKYLPTEDGKPPLGNATEWAWDSRAKKVVSNDKLKNKTVYPLELNTMPGWAGSSWYFNRYMDSQNSEEFASKESLEYWKEVDLYIGGSEHATGHLLYARFWQKFLFDKGIVPVDEFAKKLINQGMILGTSAFAYRIDGRPNVFVSKDVYDILTEPIPKSSKGKGEKIIRDFLGLKDEIFGIDRGIHVDVSFVDSSDELDIKRFKEWRPEFKNAEFITKEKGVFKVRREVEKMSKSKYNVVNPDAICEEYGADSLRLFEMFLGPLEQAKPWKTSGISGVSSFLKKLWRLYFNGETFEVSDAAPTKDELKVLHKTIKKVEEDIENFSFNTSVSTFMIAVNELTALKCNKRAILEPLAILVSPYAPHIAEELWSLLGNKESISTAEFPVFDEKHLVESAKTYPVSFNGKMRFTLELSLDLSKEEIEKIVMAHEKTIAQLAGREPKKVIIVPGKIINIVG, encoded by the coding sequence ATGCAATACAATCATATTGAGATAGAAAAGAAATGGCAAGAATATTGGGATAAAAACCAAACTTTTAAAGCCAGTAATGAGTCGGAGAAACCTAAATATTATGTATTGGATATGTTTCCTTATCCAAGCGGAGCAGGTTTGCATGTTGGGCATCCGCTAGGATATATTGCAAGTGATATCTATGCACGTTACAAACGTCATAAAGGGTTTAATGTATTACATCCACAAGGATATGATTCTTTTGGTTTGCCAGCAGAACAATATGCAATTCAGACAGGTCAACATCCTGCAAAAACGACAGAGGAAAATATTAAAACATACAGAAGACAGCTAGATAGAATCGGTTTTTCTTTTGATTGGAGCAGAGAAGTAAGAACTTCAAATCCTGAATATTACAAATGGACACAATGGATTTTTATTCAATTGTTCAATTCCTGGTACAATAAAAGTTCAGACAAAGCAGAAGACGTTTCTACGCTGATTAAAATCTTTAAAAAAGATGGAAATGCAACTGTAAACGCAGTTTGTGATGAGGATATCAACATTTTTTCTGCGGATGAATGGAAAGCATTTACAAAAGCCGAACAAGAAGAAATCTTATTACAATATCGATTGACATTTTTGTCGGATACAGAAGTAAATTGGTGTCCAGCTTTGGGAACCGTTTTAGCAAATGATGAAATTGTAAACGGAGTTTCAGAACGTGGAGGTCATCCTGTTGTTAGAAAAAAAATGACGCAATGGTCGATGCGAATTTCTGCATACGCACAACGTTTGTTAGATGGATTAGAAACAATTGATTGGCCACAACCTTTAAAAGATTCTCAAACCAATTGGATTGGAAAATCTGTTGGAGCATTAGTCAACTTTGAAATCCTATCCCCAGCCCTTTCCGAAGGAAAGGGAGCAAAGGCTGACTCTAAAAAAGTACCTGGTTATATGACTGGTGGGAATAATTCTTATTTATTGCTTGAAAAAGCGAAAGAAATGAGAGCAAATCCAACGCCCGCAGAAGCAATTTTATGGAAATCTTTAAAAGGGAAAAAATTAAAATCTAAATTTAGACAGCAACATTTAATTAATGATTTTATTGTTGATTTTGTGTGCTTGTCAAAGAAATTAATTATTGAAGTTGATGGTAAAATCCATGAGTATCAACTAGAAAAAGATGAAGCTAGAACTTTAGAATTAGAACAAAAATCTGGTTTTAAAGTGATCAGATTTAAAAATGAAGAAGTAATTGGTGATATTGATGCAGTTTTATCTAAAATAGATTCAGAATTAAGTAATCAAGCATTTCTGCTTTCAAAACTTGAGCAAGATAATTCGAAAGAAACGGAATCAACTTCTCTTTCCTCTGGAAAGGGACAGAGGGATAGGATTAGTGTTTTTACAACACGTCCTGATACTATTTTCGGTGTTTCATTTATGACATTAGCTCCAGAACACGAGTTGGTGTCACGAATCGTGACAGATGAACAAAAAGAAGAAGTAAATGCTTACATTAAAGCCACAGCAAAACGGTCTGAACGCGATAGAATGGCAGATGTAAAAAGCATTTCTGGTGCGTTTACTGGCGCGTATGCTTTGCATCCGTTTACGGGAAAACAAATTCCGATTTGGATTGGAGATTACGTCTTAGCAAACTACGGAACAGGAGCAGTTATGGCGGTTCCTTGTGGAGATCAACGTGATTATGATTTTGCAAAACATTTTAATATTGCCATTCCGAATATTTTTGAAAACGTAGCTGTTTCTGAAGGGGCGCATACAGATAAAGACGGAACAAAAATTGCAAATTCTGATTTTTTAAATGGTTTATCGTACAAAAAAGCGATGAAATTAGCCATTTACGAACTAGAAAAACAAGGTTTTGGAGAAGGAAAAATAAATTACCGTTTGCGTGATGCTGTGTTTAGCAGACAACGGTATTGGGGAGAACCTTTTCCAGTATATTATAAAGACGGAATGCCGCAAATGATTGATACAAAACACTTGCCAATTGTTTTGCCAGAAGTAGAAAAATACTTGCCAACTGAAGACGGAAAACCGCCTTTAGGAAACGCAACTGAATGGGCTTGGGATTCTCGTGCTAAGAAAGTTGTAAGCAATGATAAGTTAAAAAATAAAACGGTGTATCCGTTAGAATTAAACACCATGCCGGGTTGGGCAGGAAGTTCTTGGTACTTTAACCGGTATATGGATTCGCAAAATTCTGAGGAATTTGCAAGCAAAGAATCGTTGGAGTATTGGAAAGAAGTTGATTTATATATTGGTGGTTCTGAACACGCAACCGGACATTTATTGTACGCGCGTTTTTGGCAAAAATTCTTGTTTGATAAAGGAATTGTTCCGGTAGATGAATTTGCAAAAAAACTAATCAACCAAGGAATGATTTTGGGAACTTCTGCTTTTGCATATAGAATAGATGGGAGGCCAAATGTTTTTGTTTCTAAAGATGTTTATGATATTCTAACGGAACCAATTCCTAAATCATCTAAAGGTAAAGGAGAAAAAATTATTAGAGATTTTTTAGGTTTAAAAGATGAAATATTTGGAATAGATAGAGGAATTCATGTAGATGTTTCTTTTGTTGATTCATCTGATGAATTAGATATAAAACGATTTAAAGAGTGGAGGCCAGAGTTTAAAAACGCAGAATTTATTACAAAAGAAAAAGGTGTTTTTAAAGTAAGAAGAGAGGTCGAAAAAATGTCAAAATCAAAATACAATGTTGTAAATCCTGATGCAATTTGTGAAGAATACGGAGCAGACAGTTTACGTTTGTTCGAAATGTTTTTAGGCCCTTTAGAACAAGCAAAACCTTGGAAAACTTCTGGTATTTCTGGAGTTTCATCGTTCTTAAAGAAATTATGGAGGTTGTATTTTAACGGAGAAACATTTGAAGTTTCTGACGCAGCACCAACAAAAGACGAATTAAAAGTTTTACATAAAACCATTAAAAAAGTAGAAGAAGATATTGAGAATTTCTCTTTCAACACATCAGTTTCTACATTTATGATTGCAGTAAACGAGTTAACAGCATTAAAATGTAACAAGCGTGCAATTTTAGAACCATTGGCAATTTTAGTGTCGCCTTATGCGCCACATATTGCAGAAGAATTGTGGAGTTTATTAGGAAATAAAGAAAGTATTTCTACGGCAGAATTTCCTGTTTTTGATGAAAAACATTTGGTAGAAAGTGCTAAAACATATCCGGTTTCATTCAATGGAAAAATGCGTTTTACTTTAGAGCTTTCTTTAGATTTATCAAAAGAAGAAATTGAAAAAATAGTAATGGCACACGAAAAAACAATCGCACAACTCGCAGGGCGAGAGCCAAAAAAGGTAATTATTGTTCCAGGTAAAATTATAAATATTGTTGGCTAG
- a CDS encoding DMT family transporter, which translates to MKNNIAKAHLALLGANLIYGVNYIIAKGIMPNKIGPSAFIFLRVVGAGILFWIIKSFLKEKVEKKDFPLLILCGLLGVATNQLLFFHGLNLTSPIDASIIITAIPIVVLVFSALLLKEKITPNKIIGIAIGATGAILLVWYGNKAAGTSSLLGNVLIFLNACSYGLYLVLVKPLMKKYNSITVISWVFLFGFVFMFPFGIPDILQTNFAAFTVETYATIAFVVIGTTFLAYLFNIYALKSVSPSVTGSYVYLQPAISFIMVSVYAYAFGQTEYAQDINSVKIASCFLVIFGVYLISKKPNKKA; encoded by the coding sequence TTGAAAAACAACATTGCAAAAGCCCATCTGGCTTTATTAGGAGCGAATCTTATCTACGGAGTAAATTATATTATTGCTAAAGGCATCATGCCTAATAAAATTGGGCCGTCTGCTTTTATTTTTTTACGAGTTGTTGGCGCAGGAATTTTATTTTGGATCATCAAATCTTTTCTCAAAGAAAAAGTAGAAAAAAAAGATTTTCCGCTTTTAATTTTATGCGGATTGTTGGGTGTTGCAACCAATCAATTGTTGTTTTTTCATGGACTCAATTTAACTTCGCCTATTGATGCTTCTATTATTATTACCGCAATTCCGATTGTTGTATTGGTTTTTAGCGCACTTCTTTTAAAAGAAAAAATAACCCCAAATAAAATTATTGGAATTGCAATTGGCGCAACTGGAGCGATCTTATTGGTCTGGTACGGAAACAAAGCTGCAGGAACAAGTTCATTATTGGGTAATGTTTTGATTTTTTTAAATGCGTGTTCTTATGGTTTATACCTGGTTTTGGTAAAGCCCTTAATGAAAAAGTACAATTCGATTACCGTTATTAGTTGGGTATTTCTTTTTGGGTTTGTTTTTATGTTTCCGTTTGGAATTCCAGATATTCTACAAACAAATTTTGCTGCATTTACAGTAGAAACCTATGCAACAATTGCATTTGTAGTTATCGGAACTACATTTTTAGCCTATCTTTTTAATATTTACGCCTTAAAATCTGTGTCGCCTTCTGTAACCGGAAGCTATGTGTATTTACAGCCTGCCATCAGTTTTATAATGGTAAGTGTGTATGCGTATGCTTTTGGACAAACAGAATACGCACAAGATATAAATTCTGTAAAAATTGCAAGTTGCTTTTTGGTAATTTTTGGCGTGTATTTAATTAGTAAAAAACCAAATAAAAAAGCATAA
- a CDS encoding TerB family tellurite resistance protein, translated as MGNFTKWLGAGLGFTLGGPIGSIIGFAVGSFVDGFSKDDILKELKESQSGKTSGNTQSGDFEISLLILASVVIKADGKVDQRELDFVRTQFVGMYGKERANGAFKLFSGIIKKEVSSHQVCVQIRQHMPHASRLQLIHFLFGIAKADQFVTGSEVEEIKKIAGYLNINQYDYESIKAMFYDESDSAYKILNMTKESSDDEVKKAYRIMAKKYHPDKLQDLGPEHIKGAEEKFLQIQNAYEKIKKERGIK; from the coding sequence ATGGGAAATTTTACTAAATGGTTAGGAGCGGGATTAGGGTTTACGTTGGGCGGACCGATTGGAAGTATTATTGGGTTTGCAGTTGGAAGTTTTGTAGATGGATTTTCTAAAGACGATATTTTAAAAGAACTTAAAGAAAGTCAATCTGGAAAAACTTCTGGAAATACACAATCTGGAGATTTTGAAATTAGTTTATTGATTTTAGCTTCTGTGGTTATAAAAGCAGACGGAAAAGTTGATCAACGCGAATTGGATTTTGTAAGAACTCAATTTGTAGGAATGTACGGAAAAGAGCGGGCAAATGGTGCGTTTAAATTATTTAGCGGAATTATAAAAAAGGAAGTTTCTTCGCATCAAGTTTGTGTGCAAATTCGTCAGCATATGCCGCACGCTTCTAGATTACAATTGATTCATTTTTTATTCGGAATTGCAAAAGCTGATCAGTTTGTAACAGGTTCTGAAGTAGAGGAAATTAAAAAAATAGCTGGGTATTTAAACATCAATCAATATGATTATGAATCTATCAAAGCCATGTTTTATGACGAATCTGATAGCGCATATAAAATCTTAAATATGACAAAAGAATCTTCGGATGATGAGGTGAAAAAAGCCTATCGAATAATGGCGAAAAAGTATCACCCAGATAAATTACAAGATTTAGGTCCGGAACACATCAAAGGAGCAGAAGAAAAGTTTTTACAAATTCAGAATGCTTACGAAAAGATTAAAAAAGAACGTGG
- a CDS encoding HD domain-containing protein: MNKPQIIENTFAFVKETLKGAEGGHDWFHIERVYKNALLIGKDENVDEFIIALGALLHDIADAKFYNGDETIGPKMAREFLENQKVNEIVIVHVENIINYISFKTSLSSGEKFTSPELDVVQDADRLDAIGAVGIARCFNYGGFKNRALYNPEIAPNVNMTKEEYKNSNSPTINHFYEKLLLLKDKMNTSTAKKIAEERHLFMETFLQQFYAEWNGEK; this comes from the coding sequence ATGAACAAACCACAAATTATAGAAAACACCTTTGCTTTTGTAAAAGAAACTTTGAAAGGTGCTGAAGGCGGACACGATTGGTTTCATATAGAACGTGTGTATAAAAATGCTTTGTTGATTGGAAAAGACGAAAATGTTGATGAGTTTATAATTGCGCTTGGCGCTTTGTTACACGATATTGCCGATGCTAAATTTTATAATGGCGATGAAACTATTGGTCCAAAAATGGCAAGAGAGTTTTTAGAAAATCAAAAGGTAAATGAAATTGTGATTGTTCATGTAGAAAACATAATTAATTATATTTCTTTTAAAACTTCATTGTCTTCTGGCGAAAAATTTACATCTCCAGAGCTGGATGTCGTTCAAGATGCAGACAGATTAGATGCAATTGGAGCAGTCGGAATTGCACGTTGTTTTAATTATGGTGGATTTAAAAACAGGGCCTTATACAATCCAGAAATTGCCCCAAATGTAAACATGACCAAAGAGGAATATAAAAATTCTAACTCGCCAACAATCAATCACTTTTATGAAAAATTATTGCTATTAAAAGATAAAATGAATACTTCTACTGCAAAAAAAATTGCTGAAGAACGTCATCTATTTATGGAAACATTTCTTCAACAATTTTATGCTGAATGGAATGGAGAAAAATAA
- a CDS encoding sensor histidine kinase — MILLVLLASVLILGVTIYQYDKQTEDYNIARFERKEESVLSSIEFELKRETREPLTTENLARIFQKRIYEISSTHKLNISIFDLEGNLLITSNTINSFDITKEEQALSGQILEDLESLPSQRVFSNVVINSISNETSYTYITDLKFRRIGVLELKFSQDNSEEEKELREFMIRLAYVYLFMLIIAVSLAYFISSYITRSIKTISDKIHETRLNKRNEKIEFNSGSTEISTLVNAYNRMIDELQESAVKLAQSEREQAWREMAKQVAHEIKNPLTPMRLSVQSFERKFDPTDPNIKEKLKEFSQTLIQQIDVMTSIASAFSDFAKMPTQKREKIDVISVVKLALDIFNEEYISYSFTENSLIANLDKSQLIRVVTNLITNATQAVNQTENPKIEVHVSSEKDNIKIAVTDNGKGIDESVKDLIFEPKFTTKSSGMGLGLAIIKKIIEANNGTINFVSFKGKGTTFTVTFPKN; from the coding sequence ATGATTTTATTGGTGTTGTTGGCATCCGTTTTAATTTTAGGCGTTACCATTTATCAATATGACAAGCAAACGGAAGATTACAATATTGCGCGTTTTGAAAGAAAAGAAGAATCGGTTTTATCGAGTATAGAATTCGAGCTTAAAAGAGAAACAAGAGAGCCGCTTACCACAGAAAATTTAGCTAGAATATTTCAAAAAAGAATCTACGAAATTTCGAGCACGCATAAATTAAACATTTCTATTTTTGATTTAGAAGGAAATCTATTAATTACATCAAACACCATTAATTCTTTTGATATTACAAAAGAAGAACAAGCGTTATCAGGTCAAATTTTAGAAGATTTAGAATCGTTACCGTCTCAGAGAGTTTTTAGCAATGTGGTTATCAACAGTATCAGTAACGAAACTTCTTACACGTATATTACTGATTTAAAATTCAGACGAATTGGCGTCTTAGAATTAAAGTTTTCTCAAGACAATTCTGAAGAAGAAAAAGAGTTAAGAGAATTTATGATTCGGTTGGCATACGTGTATTTATTTATGTTGATAATAGCTGTTTCTTTGGCTTATTTTATATCGAGTTATATTACAAGATCTATCAAAACTATTTCTGATAAAATCCACGAAACACGGTTGAATAAACGCAACGAAAAAATTGAATTTAATTCTGGAAGCACAGAAATTAGCACTTTGGTAAATGCGTATAACCGAATGATTGATGAATTGCAAGAAAGTGCTGTAAAATTAGCACAAAGCGAACGAGAACAAGCATGGAGAGAAATGGCAAAACAAGTAGCGCACGAAATTAAAAACCCGTTAACTCCAATGCGATTATCGGTACAAAGTTTTGAGCGAAAATTTGATCCAACAGACCCAAATATTAAAGAAAAATTAAAAGAATTTAGCCAAACCTTAATTCAGCAAATCGATGTAATGACTTCTATTGCATCGGCCTTTTCTGATTTTGCTAAAATGCCAACTCAAAAAAGAGAAAAGATAGATGTAATTTCGGTTGTAAAACTAGCTTTAGACATTTTTAATGAAGAGTATATTTCGTATTCTTTCACAGAAAATTCTTTGATAGCAAATCTTGATAAATCGCAGTTAATTAGAGTGGTTACCAACTTAATTACAAATGCCACTCAAGCAGTTAATCAAACAGAAAACCCAAAAATTGAGGTTCATGTTTCATCAGAAAAAGACAACATTAAAATTGCTGTAACCGATAACGGAAAAGGAATAGATGAATCGGTAAAAGATTTGATATTTGAACCTAAATTTACAACCAAATCAAGCGGAATGGGATTGGGTTTAGCAATTATAAAAAAGATTATTGAAGCAAATAACGGAACTATAAATTTTGTTTCTTTTAAAGGAAAAGGAACAACATTTACCGTAACATTTCCAAAAAATTAA